In Streptomyces longhuiensis, the following proteins share a genomic window:
- a CDS encoding alpha/beta hydrolase, protein MTSFDSSPQLSVWRALLALAVVFVMLSTTGWTAVRHKGVTSPVNAAITAWEHGHLNGRALPDPDGSPARLAQFFASLTSQQRTRLVTRYPLAVGNMNGAPVELRYRANRIALDQARRVARKSTHDNRLSAAGQHDAGQRMNRYASLMRPDRKILAFDPLGTGRVAEVFGDLDKAQRVSVVVPGVDTNLLTFQRTFRKYSAPVGMARSLYDAERAAGPGTRTAVIAWADYTTPAGLGVDAATAMRAEEGATRLNALVRALPGRAPVALYCHSYGSVVCGVAAHKLPSRVSDIAVAGSPGMRAGKVSKLGTHARVWAMRDSDDWIQDVPYLEVGGIGHGADPVSRGFGARVLSAAGAHGHTGYFEPGTESLSNFADIGVGSYSTLRCARGHDTCREGSSGATSA, encoded by the coding sequence GTGACTTCCTTCGACTCATCCCCGCAACTCAGCGTCTGGCGTGCACTGCTCGCACTGGCCGTCGTGTTCGTCATGCTGTCGACCACCGGCTGGACCGCCGTGCGCCACAAGGGCGTCACCTCGCCGGTCAACGCCGCCATCACGGCGTGGGAACACGGCCACCTCAACGGGCGCGCCCTGCCGGACCCGGACGGCTCGCCCGCCCGCCTCGCGCAGTTCTTCGCCTCACTCACCAGCCAGCAGCGCACCCGGCTCGTCACCCGCTACCCGCTCGCCGTCGGCAACATGAACGGCGCGCCGGTGGAACTGCGCTACCGCGCGAACCGCATCGCCCTCGACCAGGCACGCAGAGTGGCGCGGAAGAGCACGCACGACAACCGGCTCTCCGCCGCGGGACAGCACGACGCCGGCCAGCGCATGAACCGGTACGCGTCCCTGATGCGACCCGACCGCAAGATCCTCGCCTTCGACCCCCTGGGCACCGGCCGCGTCGCCGAGGTCTTCGGGGACCTCGACAAGGCCCAGCGTGTCTCGGTCGTGGTCCCCGGAGTCGACACCAACCTCCTCACGTTCCAGCGGACCTTCCGCAAGTACTCGGCGCCCGTCGGCATGGCTCGCTCCCTGTACGACGCGGAGCGCGCCGCCGGACCCGGCACACGGACCGCCGTGATCGCCTGGGCCGACTACACGACGCCCGCGGGTCTCGGCGTCGACGCGGCCACCGCGATGCGCGCGGAGGAGGGCGCCACCCGGCTCAACGCCCTGGTGCGCGCCCTGCCGGGTCGCGCCCCCGTGGCCCTGTACTGCCACAGTTACGGCTCCGTGGTGTGCGGTGTCGCCGCACACAAGCTTCCCTCCCGGGTGAGCGACATAGCGGTGGCCGGCAGCCCCGGCATGCGCGCCGGGAAGGTCTCGAAACTGGGTACCCACGCGCGCGTGTGGGCGATGCGGGACAGCGACGACTGGATCCAGGACGTGCCGTATCTGGAGGTCGGCGGGATCGGCCACGGCGCCGACCCCGTCTCCCGGGGATTCGGCGCCCGGGTCCTGTCGGCAGCCGGCGCACATGGGCACACCGGCTATTTCGAGCCCGGTACGGAGAGCCTCAGCAACTTCGCCGACATCGGCGTCGGTTCGTACAGCACCCTGCGGTGTGCGAGAGGGCATGACACCTGTCGTGAAGGATCTTCCGGCGCCACGTCTGCCTGA
- a CDS encoding DUF4429 domain-containing protein, translating to MGDVLAGFHAAWEFESDSVLIRFERGIRTPKLLNALGERRIPFEAIAAVTLTPGKRGTVVLRAVPRPGADPLMDAAAGQLKEGCDPYRLVLPAERETLAEYYADELRGVLALDDGAPVGRYLVAAPEAPLNFKAYDGKASFDGKSVAFRWFWTGASSAKWKAGDKSFPVSDLSGVEWRSPEVFEGHLRLLRRDASEQPAQADQDPAAVIFGLGYGPVHESLPFAASILAAVRAGSSPVPASGASPSRRDPADIADRIRHLGELHQAGLVTDAEFSTKKAELLAEL from the coding sequence ATGGGTGATGTACTGGCCGGATTTCATGCCGCCTGGGAGTTCGAGTCCGACTCCGTGCTCATCCGCTTCGAACGGGGAATCCGCACGCCGAAGCTGCTGAATGCACTCGGTGAGCGCCGCATCCCCTTTGAGGCGATCGCGGCGGTGACACTCACTCCCGGCAAGCGCGGGACCGTCGTCCTGCGCGCCGTGCCGAGACCGGGCGCCGATCCGCTGATGGACGCGGCGGCGGGACAGCTCAAGGAAGGCTGCGACCCCTACCGGCTCGTCCTGCCCGCCGAGCGCGAGACGCTCGCCGAGTACTACGCGGACGAGCTGCGCGGCGTGCTGGCCCTGGACGACGGCGCACCAGTGGGCCGCTATCTGGTGGCGGCACCCGAGGCGCCGCTGAACTTCAAGGCCTACGACGGCAAGGCCTCCTTCGACGGCAAGTCCGTGGCTTTCCGATGGTTCTGGACAGGGGCGTCGTCCGCGAAGTGGAAGGCCGGCGACAAGAGCTTTCCCGTCTCGGATCTGAGCGGCGTCGAATGGCGCTCGCCCGAGGTCTTCGAGGGCCATCTGCGACTGTTGCGCCGCGACGCGTCCGAGCAGCCCGCCCAGGCCGACCAGGACCCGGCCGCCGTGATCTTCGGTCTCGGGTACGGGCCCGTGCACGAGTCGCTGCCCTTCGCCGCGTCCATCCTCGCCGCCGTACGGGCCGGGAGCTCTCCCGTGCCCGCGTCCGGCGCCTCCCCCTCCCGGCGCGACCCCGCGGACATCGCCGACCGCATCCGTCACCTGGGCGAGCTGCACCAGGCGGGCCTCGTCACCGACGCCGAGTTCTCGACGAAGAAGGCCGAGCTGCTGGCGGAGCTGTAG
- a CDS encoding sensor histidine kinase has translation MSTTSTAPDQEPRPPDGKAASPGGLRRMFATVLGGLRLAGASLAAPAGPAEPLLGRSSRRWVRLVPYVIALGFVATLIPVTTQVLSNDYGVPGGLAGALAVAQAAPLMLAVSRPLLAWGIVIVADIVGAIVIQGSASHHAAPWTPMVIVGYLALCFALSLREGRRTVLGVWLVTVVSGLVLDMFRPSDSQATSVLMIVLSGGVLLFGALLRERGEAQRRLVEQETINEAERSRRTLLEERARIARELHDVVAHHMSVITVQADSAPYRLQGLTPEACEEFGSIAAGARESLGEMRRLLAVLRSEDASGGERAPQPGLGRLQQLVEATVRGGVPAELSMPELTLVGELTDVPPAVDLSAYRIVQEALANVVRHAPGARTQISVSKDKDALLVIVVNGPAGEHASPVETTGTGHGLIGMHERVRLVGGTLDVGPLPGGGFRVAARLPLAESDSPSS, from the coding sequence ATGAGCACCACATCGACTGCACCTGACCAGGAGCCCCGCCCGCCGGACGGCAAGGCCGCATCGCCGGGGGGTCTGCGTCGCATGTTCGCCACCGTCCTCGGCGGGCTGCGGCTGGCCGGGGCATCACTCGCCGCTCCCGCGGGACCGGCCGAGCCTCTGCTCGGCCGGTCGTCGAGGCGTTGGGTGCGCCTGGTCCCCTATGTGATCGCGTTGGGCTTCGTCGCCACGCTGATCCCGGTCACCACCCAGGTCCTGTCGAACGACTACGGGGTCCCCGGTGGTCTCGCCGGCGCCCTGGCGGTCGCACAGGCCGCGCCCCTGATGCTCGCCGTCAGTCGGCCACTGCTCGCGTGGGGCATCGTGATCGTCGCGGACATTGTGGGGGCGATCGTCATCCAGGGTTCGGCCTCCCATCACGCCGCGCCCTGGACCCCCATGGTCATCGTGGGATATCTGGCCCTGTGCTTCGCCCTGTCCCTGCGGGAGGGCAGGCGCACGGTCCTGGGGGTCTGGCTGGTCACGGTGGTGTCCGGACTCGTCCTCGACATGTTCCGTCCCTCGGACAGCCAGGCCACGAGCGTGCTGATGATCGTGCTGAGCGGTGGGGTGCTGCTGTTCGGGGCGTTGCTGCGCGAGCGCGGAGAGGCGCAGCGCAGACTCGTCGAGCAGGAGACGATCAACGAGGCCGAGCGTTCCCGGCGCACCCTTCTCGAGGAACGTGCGCGTATCGCGCGGGAGTTGCACGACGTGGTGGCTCATCACATGTCGGTGATCACGGTGCAGGCGGACTCCGCTCCGTACCGGCTCCAGGGCCTGACGCCCGAGGCGTGCGAGGAGTTCGGCTCGATAGCGGCGGGTGCCAGGGAGTCGCTCGGTGAGATGCGGCGGCTCCTCGCGGTGCTGCGCAGCGAGGACGCATCGGGTGGTGAGCGTGCACCCCAGCCGGGTCTCGGCCGGCTTCAACAACTGGTGGAGGCCACGGTACGGGGCGGTGTCCCGGCGGAGTTGTCGATGCCCGAGCTGACCCTGGTCGGGGAGCTGACCGATGTACCGCCCGCGGTGGACCTCTCGGCATACCGCATCGTGCAGGAGGCCCTGGCCAATGTCGTGCGGCACGCTCCCGGTGCCCGCACGCAGATCTCCGTCTCCAAGGACAAGGACGCCCTGCTGGTGATCGTGGTCAACGGCCCGGCGGGCGAGCACGCGTCACCCGTGGAAACGACCGGCACGGGACACGGTCTCATCGGGATGCACGAGCGCGTACGGTTGGTCGGCGGCACACTCGACGTGGGCCCGCTGCCCGGGGGAGGCTTCCGCGTCGCGGCCCGACTCCCGCTGGCCGAGTCCGACTCCCCCTCGTCGTAA
- a CDS encoding response regulator → MTIRVIIVDDQAMVRAGFAALLAAQSDIDVVGEAPDGKQGVEVSRTTHPDVVLMDVRMPEMDGIAATRALLDPPPGVIHRPKVLMLTTFDVDDYVYEALRAGASGFLLKDAPPADLIAAVRVVAAGEALLAPTVTRRLIEDIARQRPSGRRDRSPELNCLTPRETEVLELIARGLSNQEIAEKLVLAEQTVKTHIGRVLAKLGLRDRAQAVIFAYETGLVTPGDQ, encoded by the coding sequence ATGACCATCCGTGTGATCATCGTCGACGACCAGGCCATGGTGCGAGCGGGGTTCGCCGCGCTGCTGGCCGCGCAGAGCGACATCGACGTCGTGGGCGAGGCTCCGGACGGCAAGCAGGGGGTCGAAGTCAGCCGGACCACACATCCCGACGTCGTCCTCATGGACGTGCGGATGCCCGAGATGGACGGGATCGCCGCGACGCGTGCGCTCCTCGACCCTCCGCCGGGCGTGATCCACCGCCCCAAGGTCCTGATGCTCACCACGTTCGACGTGGACGACTATGTGTACGAGGCTCTGCGCGCGGGCGCTTCGGGGTTCCTCCTCAAGGACGCCCCGCCTGCCGATCTCATCGCGGCGGTGCGTGTGGTGGCCGCCGGAGAGGCGCTGCTCGCCCCGACGGTCACGCGCCGGCTCATCGAGGACATCGCGAGGCAGCGCCCGTCCGGCCGCAGGGACCGCTCGCCGGAGCTGAACTGTCTGACGCCACGCGAGACCGAGGTCCTCGAACTCATCGCCCGGGGCCTTTCCAACCAGGAGATCGCGGAGAAGCTGGTGCTCGCGGAGCAGACCGTGAAGACCCATATCGGCCGTGTGCTGGCGAAGTTGGGGCTGCGGGACCGGGCGCAGGCCGTGATTTTCGCCTACGAGACCGGCCTCGTCACGCCCGGCGACCAATAG
- a CDS encoding alpha/beta hydrolase — protein MRLRSWKQRGRRTLVAAALTTTVVAGTTGWAVGSEQSPLTGPPPGAASWRADHALGVRLPDPATAKPAQVTAFFGGLDDAERQELVERHPAVVGNLDGAPADLRYEANTRALKAERDRVRARAGDASLTPQDRAQARFLVTRYTELLEPGRQILAFDPRGRGQVAEVFGDLAVAEHVSVVVPGSDIDLSSFDRAKDPYGTPAGMARSLYEASGGRTAVVAWVGYTTPVGLGPDAATGRLAEAGVPRLTRFVQGLTASGAPRPVLFCHSYGSVVCGLSAARLPASDLVVLGSPGLRADSVADLRTKARVWAARDDSDWIGRVPNVELFGLGHGTDPTDPSFGARRIPAHHAEGHTGYFAPGTDSLRAFTRIATGATS, from the coding sequence ATGCGCCTGCGCTCATGGAAACAACGCGGCCGAAGGACACTGGTCGCCGCCGCGCTCACGACGACTGTCGTGGCGGGCACGACGGGCTGGGCCGTCGGCAGCGAGCAGAGCCCCCTCACCGGACCGCCGCCCGGCGCGGCATCGTGGCGTGCGGACCATGCGCTCGGTGTCAGGCTGCCTGATCCGGCAACCGCGAAGCCGGCCCAGGTAACGGCGTTCTTCGGCGGTTTGGACGACGCCGAGCGGCAGGAGCTGGTCGAGCGGCATCCGGCCGTGGTCGGCAATCTGGACGGCGCTCCGGCCGACCTTCGCTACGAGGCCAACACCCGTGCGCTGAAGGCCGAGCGTGACCGAGTCCGGGCGCGCGCTGGGGACGCGTCCCTCACGCCCCAGGACCGCGCGCAGGCCCGCTTCCTCGTCACGCGATACACCGAACTTCTCGAGCCTGGACGGCAGATACTGGCCTTCGACCCGCGAGGCCGTGGCCAAGTAGCCGAAGTTTTCGGGGACTTGGCGGTCGCCGAGCATGTTTCCGTCGTCGTGCCCGGCTCGGACATCGACCTGAGCTCGTTCGACCGCGCCAAGGACCCGTACGGCACCCCGGCGGGAATGGCCCGCTCGCTGTACGAGGCGTCGGGCGGCCGCACTGCGGTCGTGGCGTGGGTGGGATACACGACGCCTGTCGGCCTGGGACCCGACGCCGCCACCGGCCGGCTCGCTGAGGCGGGCGTGCCGAGGCTGACCCGCTTCGTCCAGGGACTGACGGCCTCGGGCGCGCCGCGTCCCGTCCTGTTCTGCCACAGCTACGGATCGGTGGTCTGTGGACTCTCCGCCGCCCGGCTGCCCGCGTCCGACCTCGTGGTGCTCGGCTCCCCGGGTCTGCGCGCGGACTCGGTGGCCGATCTGCGCACCAAGGCCCGTGTATGGGCCGCGCGGGACGACAGCGACTGGATCGGCCGCGTGCCGAACGTCGAGCTGTTCGGCCTGGGGCACGGGACCGACCCCACCGACCCTTCCTTCGGCGCTCGCCGCATTCCGGCCCACCACGCCGAGGGCCACACCGGCTACTTCGCGCCCGGCACGGACTCGCTGCGCGCCTTCACCCGCATCGCCACCGGAGCCACGTCATGA
- a CDS encoding acyltransferase family protein produces the protein MSISTLRRTASAIDAKTPAHRDRAIDGLRALALLAVPMGHWLLGGFSLDGQGALHNASPLSSFGFLAPISWVLQMLGIFFLVGGYASVLSYRRTLAAGGSTSAWLRGRLARLGRPVLGVTAVCAALIPALYALGVPEQTLHTGSTLVIQPLWFVGVYTVITALTPYCVRATRKMGAWAAAPLLGSVAVIDFLRYGPCADAMPSWLSLLNLLPGWMFAYQLGVCWGEKRIGRRGAWALLIGGAALFATLLLAFHYPESMVGVPGESRTNSHPPSLLVLALAAAQSGAAMLLRDRIGRLLRRPALWAPVVIINLSAMTILCWHQTALLTAAIPSSFAGAIPGLTTSPDSLGWIAARIAWLPVFAGLLVLIGRYTRGFEAPWKRATHVRRALAGLLAAGFAVFALGLA, from the coding sequence ATGAGTATCTCGACCCTGCGCAGGACCGCGTCCGCCATCGACGCGAAGACACCGGCCCACCGGGACCGGGCGATAGACGGTCTGCGCGCGCTCGCGCTGCTCGCCGTGCCCATGGGCCACTGGCTCCTCGGCGGCTTCTCCCTCGACGGCCAGGGCGCGCTGCACAACGCGAGCCCGCTGTCCTCGTTCGGATTCCTCGCCCCGATCAGCTGGGTCCTGCAGATGCTCGGCATCTTCTTCCTGGTGGGGGGCTACGCATCCGTTCTGTCGTACCGGCGGACGCTGGCGGCGGGCGGATCGACGAGCGCCTGGCTGCGTGGCCGGCTGGCTCGCCTGGGCCGCCCGGTCCTCGGGGTGACGGCGGTGTGCGCCGCGCTGATCCCCGCGCTGTACGCGCTCGGAGTGCCGGAGCAGACCCTCCACACAGGATCGACGCTGGTGATACAACCGCTGTGGTTCGTGGGCGTCTACACGGTGATCACCGCGCTCACGCCGTACTGCGTGCGGGCCACCCGGAAAATGGGGGCGTGGGCGGCGGCGCCACTGCTCGGGTCCGTAGCCGTGATCGACTTCCTGCGCTACGGGCCGTGCGCGGACGCCATGCCGTCCTGGCTGAGTCTGCTCAATCTGCTCCCCGGCTGGATGTTCGCCTACCAACTGGGGGTCTGCTGGGGCGAGAAGAGGATCGGCAGGCGTGGCGCGTGGGCGCTGTTGATCGGCGGCGCTGCCCTGTTCGCGACACTGCTTCTCGCGTTCCACTACCCGGAGTCGATGGTGGGCGTGCCGGGTGAGTCGCGGACGAACTCCCATCCGCCGTCCTTGCTGGTGCTCGCACTGGCGGCTGCGCAGAGCGGTGCGGCGATGCTCCTGCGGGACCGGATCGGCAGGCTGCTGCGGCGGCCCGCGCTGTGGGCGCCGGTGGTGATCATCAACCTCTCGGCGATGACGATCCTTTGCTGGCATCAGACGGCGCTGCTGACAGCGGCGATACCGAGTTCCTTCGCCGGCGCGATACCGGGGCTGACGACGAGTCCGGACTCGCTGGGCTGGATAGCGGCGAGGATCGCGTGGCTTCCGGTCTTCGCGGGGCTGCTCGTGCTGATCGGCAGGTACACGCGGGGCTTCGAGGCTCCCTGGAAGAGGGCCACGCATGTGCGGCGCGCGCTGGCCGGGCTGCTGGCAGCGGGGTTCGCCGTGTTCGCCCTGGGGCTCGCGTGA
- a CDS encoding aldo/keto reductase yields MQHTGEPQRISTVELGNNGPLVGVQGLGCMGMSWAYGPTDADEARATLERGLELGVTLYDTADAYAAGENEKFLAPFIKAHRDEVVLATKFALGVDPSDPTKRVINNDPAYIRACIDASLRRLGVDTIDLYYMHRRDVNVPIEETVGVMAELVAAGKVKHLGLSEVTGGELRAAQAVHPIAALQSEWSLFSRDIEKEVVPTAAELGVALVPYSPLGRGFLTGSFVSADKELDPDDFRRQQPRFTGDNAAANAALLEPVRQVAEAHGASLGQIALAWVQQQSQAFGLPVVPIPGTRKRSRIEENAAATRITLTDDELALVAPIASQVAGNRYADMTFTSAGRE; encoded by the coding sequence ATGCAGCACACGGGGGAGCCGCAGCGGATTTCCACTGTGGAGTTGGGAAACAACGGGCCCTTGGTGGGCGTGCAAGGCCTCGGCTGCATGGGCATGAGCTGGGCTTACGGTCCGACGGACGCCGACGAGGCGCGGGCCACCCTGGAGCGTGGCCTGGAACTCGGCGTCACCTTGTACGACACCGCCGACGCCTATGCCGCCGGCGAGAACGAGAAGTTCCTTGCTCCCTTCATCAAGGCGCACCGTGACGAGGTGGTGCTGGCCACCAAGTTCGCCCTGGGCGTGGACCCGAGCGACCCCACAAAGCGCGTCATCAACAACGATCCCGCGTACATCCGTGCCTGCATCGACGCCAGCCTCCGGCGTCTCGGCGTCGACACCATCGACCTCTACTACATGCACCGCCGCGATGTGAACGTGCCGATCGAGGAGACCGTCGGCGTGATGGCCGAACTCGTCGCCGCCGGCAAGGTCAAGCACCTCGGCCTCAGCGAGGTCACCGGCGGCGAACTGCGTGCCGCCCAGGCGGTCCACCCGATCGCCGCCCTCCAGTCCGAGTGGTCGCTGTTCAGCCGCGACATCGAGAAAGAGGTGGTGCCGACCGCCGCCGAACTGGGCGTGGCCCTCGTGCCGTACTCGCCGCTCGGGCGCGGCTTCCTCACCGGCTCGTTCGTCAGCGCCGACAAGGAGCTCGATCCGGACGACTTCCGCCGCCAGCAACCCCGCTTCACCGGCGACAACGCCGCCGCCAACGCGGCCCTGCTCGAGCCGGTGCGCCAGGTCGCCGAGGCCCATGGCGCATCCCTCGGCCAGATCGCCCTGGCCTGGGTACAGCAGCAGTCGCAGGCCTTCGGACTCCCCGTCGTCCCGATCCCCGGCACCCGCAAGCGCAGCCGCATCGAGGAGAACGCCGCGGCCACCCGCATCACCCTCACCGACGACGAACTCGCCCTGGTCGCCCCCATCGCTTCCCAGGTCGCGGGCAACCGCTACGCCGACATGACCTTCACCTCGGCGGGGCGCGAGTAA
- a CDS encoding MerR family transcriptional regulator, with translation MTVMETTPAPSKADVCASGPTAHPRPDGQDHYTISEVVAFTGLTAHTLRWYERIGLMPHVDRSHTGQRRYSNRDLDWLAFVGKLRLTGMPVAHMVRYAELVRVGEDTFEERRELLESTRRDVLSRIAELQDTLSVLDFKIDFYAGARRASERA, from the coding sequence ATGACGGTGATGGAGACCACCCCCGCACCCAGCAAGGCCGACGTCTGCGCATCGGGCCCCACCGCTCACCCGCGCCCGGACGGCCAAGACCACTACACGATCAGCGAGGTCGTGGCCTTCACCGGACTGACCGCCCACACGCTGCGCTGGTACGAGCGGATCGGGCTCATGCCCCACGTCGACCGCTCGCACACGGGCCAGCGCCGCTACAGCAACCGCGATCTCGACTGGCTCGCCTTCGTCGGCAAGCTGCGGCTGACCGGGATGCCGGTGGCACACATGGTGCGCTACGCCGAACTCGTGCGGGTCGGCGAGGACACGTTCGAGGAGCGCCGCGAGCTTCTCGAATCGACACGCAGGGACGTGCTGTCCCGGATCGCCGAACTCCAGGACACCTTGTCCGTACTCGATTTCAAGATCGACTTCTATGCGGGCGCCCGGCGGGCGTCGGAGAGGGCCTGA
- a CDS encoding serine hydrolase domain-containing protein has protein sequence MAMQSLAMIENWPVPTAAAAVVRADGTVLGAHGPTAHRFPLASVTKPLAAYAALVAYEEGAIEFDDPAGPEGSTVRHLLAHTSGLAFDEHRATSAPGTRRLYSNAGFEVLGDHIAKATEIPFAEYLHQAVLEPLGMSSTALEGSPAKDGVSTVDDLARFAAEVQAPRLLDPRTVAEAMTVQYPGLKGVLPGYGHQNPNDWGLGFEIRDAKSPHWTGSSSSPRTFGHFGQSGTFLWVDPDAGVACVALTDRAFGPWAAEVWPPFTDAVLAEV, from the coding sequence GTGGCCATGCAGAGCCTTGCGATGATCGAGAACTGGCCGGTACCGACCGCCGCCGCAGCCGTCGTCCGCGCGGACGGCACGGTCCTCGGGGCGCACGGCCCGACGGCCCACCGTTTCCCGCTGGCCTCGGTCACCAAGCCGCTCGCCGCCTACGCGGCCCTCGTCGCCTACGAAGAGGGCGCGATCGAGTTCGACGACCCGGCCGGACCTGAGGGTTCCACGGTGCGCCACCTCCTCGCGCACACCTCCGGACTCGCCTTCGACGAGCACCGGGCGACGTCGGCGCCCGGCACACGGCGGCTGTACTCGAACGCGGGGTTCGAGGTGCTCGGGGACCACATCGCGAAGGCGACGGAGATCCCGTTCGCGGAGTATCTCCACCAAGCGGTTCTCGAGCCCCTCGGGATGAGCTCGACCGCCCTGGAGGGCTCGCCCGCCAAGGACGGGGTGTCGACGGTGGACGACCTGGCACGGTTCGCGGCCGAGGTGCAGGCTCCCCGGCTGCTCGATCCGCGCACCGTCGCCGAGGCCATGACCGTGCAGTACCCGGGCCTCAAGGGCGTACTGCCGGGGTACGGGCACCAGAACCCGAACGACTGGGGCCTCGGGTTCGAGATCAGGGACGCCAAGTCGCCGCACTGGACGGGCAGTTCGTCGTCGCCGCGAACGTTCGGACACTTCGGCCAGTCGGGCACGTTCCTGTGGGTCGACCCCGACGCGGGCGTCGCATGCGTGGCGCTGACCGATCGGGCCTTCGGACCGTGGGCGGCCGAGGTGTGGCCCCCCTTCACGGACGCGGTGCTCGCCGAGGTGTGA
- a CDS encoding pirin family protein yields the protein MDVRRSGDRYPGGEPDAGIESFHAFSFGPHYDPDNLRFGSILACNEERLAPGAGFDEHPHSHTEIVTWVVSGRLTHRDSTGHESVVAPGDVQRLSAGGGVRHVERNDGPDPLVFVQMWLAPLEPGGDPVYEVVHGIADSTPYDVPEAGSLLHVRRLGPGERAAVPDAAQVYVHVVRGEVLLGGEELGPGDSVRIAGQSGLEAVASGPAELLLWEMAATR from the coding sequence ATGGATGTACGTCGCTCCGGCGACCGGTACCCCGGCGGCGAGCCGGACGCCGGAATCGAGTCGTTCCACGCCTTCTCCTTCGGGCCCCACTACGACCCCGACAACCTGCGCTTCGGATCGATCCTGGCCTGCAACGAGGAGCGCCTCGCACCGGGTGCGGGCTTCGACGAGCATCCGCACAGCCACACCGAGATCGTCACCTGGGTCGTCTCGGGCCGGCTCACCCACCGCGATTCGACGGGGCACGAGTCCGTGGTCGCACCCGGCGATGTGCAGCGCCTCAGCGCGGGCGGCGGAGTGCGCCATGTCGAGCGCAACGACGGCCCCGACCCGCTCGTCTTCGTCCAGATGTGGCTCGCCCCCCTGGAGCCGGGCGGCGACCCGGTCTACGAGGTCGTGCACGGCATCGCCGACTCCACCCCCTACGACGTGCCCGAGGCCGGCTCCCTACTGCATGTGCGCCGCCTCGGACCGGGGGAGCGAGCCGCCGTCCCGGACGCGGCCCAGGTGTACGTCCATGTCGTCCGCGGTGAAGTGCTGCTCGGCGGCGAGGAGTTGGGACCGGGGGACTCGGTCAGGATCGCCGGTCAATCCGGTCTCGAGGCCGTGGCGTCGGGACCGGCGGAACTGCTGCTGTGGGAGATGGCCGCCACCCGCTGA
- a CDS encoding PucR family transcriptional regulator, translated as MPEPSANEAPDHRDRRANPHPHSATLKRLEKSSGSLAAQAITRMDETLPWYRAMPPENRSWIGLVAQAGIAAFTEWFRHPDAPQAISTDVFGTAPRELTRAITLRQTVEMVRTTIEVMESAIDEVAAPGDESILREALLVYAREIAFATAQVYAQAAEARGAWDARLESLVVNAVLSGEADEGAVSRAAALGWNSPEHVCVVLGTAPEGDSELTVEAIRRAARHAKLQVLTGVLGDRLVVIAGGNNNPLQVAKSLIGPYAAGPVVAGPVVPDLLAATRSAQAAAAGLKACGAWQDAPRPVLADDLLPERAIASDPAAREQLVEEIYRPLEEAGSALLETLSVYLEQASSLEGAARMLFVHPNTVRYRLRRVTDVTGWSPSDVRSAFTLRIALILGRLADADPQS; from the coding sequence GTGCCCGAACCCTCAGCGAACGAAGCCCCGGACCATCGCGACCGCCGTGCGAACCCCCACCCGCACTCCGCGACCCTGAAGCGCCTGGAGAAGTCGTCCGGGAGCCTCGCCGCGCAGGCCATCACGCGCATGGACGAGACGCTGCCGTGGTACCGGGCGATGCCACCGGAGAACCGCTCCTGGATCGGGCTGGTCGCGCAGGCCGGTATCGCGGCCTTCACCGAGTGGTTCCGGCACCCGGACGCCCCCCAGGCGATCTCGACCGACGTGTTCGGCACCGCGCCGCGCGAGCTGACCCGGGCCATCACGCTGCGCCAGACCGTGGAGATGGTCCGCACGACCATCGAGGTCATGGAGTCCGCGATCGACGAGGTGGCGGCGCCCGGCGACGAGTCGATCCTGCGTGAGGCACTCCTCGTCTACGCGAGGGAGATCGCCTTCGCGACCGCTCAGGTCTACGCGCAGGCGGCTGAGGCGCGAGGCGCGTGGGACGCCCGCCTGGAGTCCCTGGTGGTCAACGCGGTTCTCTCGGGCGAGGCCGACGAGGGTGCCGTCAGCAGGGCCGCGGCGCTCGGGTGGAACTCGCCGGAGCACGTGTGCGTGGTGCTCGGCACCGCTCCCGAAGGCGACAGCGAGCTCACGGTCGAGGCCATCCGGCGGGCCGCCCGGCACGCCAAGCTCCAGGTCCTGACCGGGGTACTCGGGGACCGTCTCGTCGTCATCGCGGGCGGCAACAACAATCCGCTCCAGGTCGCGAAGTCGCTGATCGGCCCGTACGCGGCGGGTCCCGTGGTGGCCGGCCCCGTGGTGCCGGACCTGCTCGCCGCCACCAGGTCGGCGCAGGCCGCGGCCGCCGGGCTCAAGGCGTGCGGGGCGTGGCAGGACGCTCCACGCCCCGTTCTGGCGGATGATCTCCTTCCGGAGCGGGCGATCGCGAGCGACCCTGCCGCGCGCGAGCAGTTGGTGGAGGAGATCTACAGACCGCTGGAGGAGGCCGGCTCGGCTCTTCTGGAGACGCTCAGCGTTTATCTGGAACAGGCGAGCAGTCTCGAAGGAGCGGCCCGGATGCTCTTCGTCCACCCGAACACCGTCCGCTACCGGCTCCGACGTGTGACAGACGTCACCGGCTGGTCACCCTCCGATGTCAGGTCGGCGTTCACGCTGCGGATCGCGCTGATCCTGGGGCGCCTGGCCGACGCAGATCCTCAGTCGTAG